DNA from Rhodobacteraceae bacterium M382:
CTGGTCGGTGACCCAATCGGCAAACAGTCTGGCCATGGGGCGGCGGTCTGAGTTCACCACCAGCCGATAGCCCCGGCTGGACCGGATCGGCTGCGCTCCGACGGGAACAAGCCGCCCCTGGTCAAAGAATTTTGCGATGAAAGGCAGAAACCCGATCGCAATGCCCCGGCCATAAGCTGCGGCTTCCAGAACGATATGCGGTTCGTCCAGGACTTCGCCACGATCGGCAAACCGCTCTGGCGCACCGACCGCAGCCAGCCAGTGACGCCAGGTGCTGCGGTCGCGATAATGGATCGGCGGCAGTTTTCCGTCCCAGAACGCGTCTGCGATCTGCAACCCCGGCGCGGCAACCGGAACCGCCTTGGTATCAAACAGCATGGCCGTTTCGGTCTCCGGGCCGTCCAGTTCGGCCCAGATGATCGAGACGTCGGCCAGACGGGACTCCGGCGCGCCGATCACATGGATCAGGTCCACCCGCAAACCGGGGTGCTGGGCCTCGAACGCGCCGATCCGCGGCAACAGCCACTGTGACGACAGATACGGCCCGACCGACACGCGCAGAACCTCATGTGTGGTCAACCGTTCTGTAATCTCCTGGAGTTCCTTCCAGATCACTGTCGTGGCTTGGGCCAGTTCGG
Protein-coding regions in this window:
- a CDS encoding LysR family transcriptional regulator, which translates into the protein MLPDPKDPSYLGALVYFHHAADSLSFSHAARALNVTPSAVSHRITALERALGKRLFERRIREVHLTQDGTELAQATTVIWKELQEITERLTTHEVLRVSVGPYLSSQWLLPRIGAFEAQHPGLRVDLIHVIGAPESRLADVSIIWAELDGPETETAMLFDTKAVPVAAPGLQIADAFWDGKLPPIHYRDRSTWRHWLAAVGAPERFADRGEVLDEPHIVLEAAAYGRGIAIGFLPFIAKFFDQGRLVPVGAQPIRSSRGYRLVVNSDRRPMARLFADWVTDQAQTRPTTADT